The Nycticebus coucang isolate mNycCou1 chromosome 8, mNycCou1.pri, whole genome shotgun sequence genome has a window encoding:
- the LOC128591247 gene encoding ferritin heavy chain-like — MTTASPSQVHQNYHQDSEATINRQINLELYASYVYLSMSYYIDRNDVALKNFAKYFLHQSHEEREHAEKLMKLQNQ, encoded by the coding sequence ATGACGACCGCATCACCCTCGCAGGTGCACCAGAACTACCACCAGGACTCGGAGGCCACCATCAACCGCCAGATCAACCTGGAGCTCTACGCCTCCTATGTCTACCTGTCCATGTCTTACTACATTGACCGCAATGATGTGgctttgaagaattttgccaAATACTTTCTTCACCAATCTCATGAGGAGAGGGAACATGCTGAGAAACTGATGAAGCTGCAGAATCAATGA